One region of Culex pipiens pallens isolate TS chromosome 2, TS_CPP_V2, whole genome shotgun sequence genomic DNA includes:
- the LOC120424086 gene encoding zinc finger protein 501-like, whose protein sequence is MSSSCVACRTRGSGMVAIFQHPNGLDQMFSSVTGIEVEHEDCLCIPCYDDLKAAHLFKQKCIQNNILRVSRPGRSTAAEEKRASPDKDSTPSTNTKNETVPIAEISTSSVVREADILEEHLYLSEGDEEETQDEGGRVETEVMKIFLAEEVPSIHLENPAASKSEQAPVPSSSVQLGIKIVEAVKLEPIRCDECGKSFSKTSLFQKHVKSCHQAESTDEASDQQQQQDEPEHGSLATLPTVHNLMCEFCFQEFPQLAEKFEHEAGHVSEQKPYKCPQCRSAFKDKVGLRSHIRIHSSVKRFKCQFCEMRFHQRGNLKAHERIHVGAKPYLCPHCGKGFAENGNLKNHIRFHTGEKPYSCSQCTKRFRTHYSRTIHMRSHSNDRPFKCSHAGCDKSFYSSGKLIVHRRVHSGEKPYHCDTCSAKFADSSGLRRHSKTH, encoded by the exons ATGAGCTCCTCCTGCGTGGCCTGCAGGACGCGTGGTTCCGGTATGGTGGCTATCTTTCAGCACCCAAACGGGCTGGACCAGATGTTCTCTTCCGTAACCGGTATTGAA GTTGAACATGAGGATTGCCTGTGCATCCCATGTTACGACGATCTGAAGGCGGCCCATCTGTTTAAGCAAAAATGCATCCAGAATAACATTCTTCGGGTGAGCCGTCCTGGAAGATCAACCGCAGCTGAAGAGAAGCGCGCTTCTCCGGACAAGGACAGCACACCCAGTACCAACACGAAGAATGAAACGGTGCCGATTGCCGAGATTTCTACATCCTCCGTCGTCCGGGAAGCGGACATTCTCGAAGAGCATTTGTATCTCTCTGAGGGAGATGAGGAGGAAACTCAGGATGAAGGTGGTAGGGTTGAGACGGAAgtgatgaagatttttttggcaGAGGAAGTTCCATCAATTCATCTTGAGAATCCTGCAGCTTCTAAGTCCGAACAAGCACCTGTTCCAAGCAGTAGCGTCCAGCTGGGAATAAAGATCGTAGAGGCCGTCAAACTTGAGCCAATTCGTTGCGACGAGTGTGGCAAATCGTTCAGCAAAACTTCGCTGTTCCAAAAGCACGTCAAGTCGTGCCATCAAGCCGAGTCGACTGACGAAGCATCggaccaacagcagcagcaagacGAACCGGAACACGGATCGCTGGCCACCCTGCCGACGGTACACAATCTGATGTGCGAGTTTTGCTTCCAGGAGTTTCCGCAGCTGGCGGAAAAGTTCGAGCACGAAGCGGGCCACGTGAGCGAACAAAAGCCCTACAAGTGTCCGCAGTGTCGGAGCGCGTTCAAGGATAAGGTTGGCCTGCGCAGTCACATCCGGATTCACTCGTCGGTGAAGCGGTTCAAGTGCCAGTTCTGCGAGATGCGGTTTCATCAGCGGGGAAATTTGAAAG CTCACGAAAGGATTCACGTCGGTGCCAAGCCGTATCTTTGTCCCCATTGCGGAAAAG GATTTGCCGAAAATGGGAATCTCAAGAATCACATCCGCTTCCACACCGGAGAGAAACCGTATTCCTGCTCCCAGTGCACAAAGCGCTTCCGGACGCATTATTCGCGAACGATTCACATGCGCTCGCACAGCAACGATCGACCTTTTAAGTGCAGCCACGCAGGCTGCGACAAGAGCTTTTATTCGTCGGGGAAACTGATTGTCCACCGACGCGTTCACAGCGGAGAGAAACCGTACCACTGTGACACGTGTTCGGCAAAGTTTGCCGACAGCAGTGGCTTGAGGCGTCACTCGAAGACGCATTAG